TTGATTACAGGCAGGCGCGATCGCATATTTGGTCTGAGTGGGAATCCGCGCAAGTGCGATCACGCTTCCACCCCCTATACTGATGAGCAGAAAGATGACACGATTGGGAGAATAGAAGGACAAGAGAAATGCTATGGAACCGAATGTGGAAGCGGATTCACTGAAGCGAGTGTTTGGATTGCCTACGCTGGTGATTTACGGGGTTGGTGATATTCTCGGTGCCGGAATTTATGCAGTGATCGGAAAAATTGCGGGACTTTCCGGCTCTTGGGTTTGGGTTTCTTTCCTCACATCTATGATTGTTGCGGCACTCACAGCTTTAAGCTATGCCGAACTCGGCAGCCGAATTCCACAAAGCGGAGGAGTCGCCACTTTCATCCACAGAGCATTTCGCAAGGATTGGCTCTCAATCCTCGTAGGCTGGTTGATGTTTTGTACCTGCCTGGTTTCAATGGCAACTCTCTCAAAAGCGTTTGCAGGCTATCTAAATGCTTTTGCTCCAGCCATTCCAGCTTGGTTGATTATCCTCGCTCTGTTTTCTGGTCTGGCATTTGTTAATTTTAGGGGAATGCAGGAGTCCTCAGCCCTAAATATTTTTTGCACAGCTCTGGAAGTTTCAGGTCTGGTCATCGTTATCCTAGTCTCTGCTCTTTTTATAATCGGAGGCCCAGCAGGTGCGGGTAATCCTGTTGCAAGCCCTGTACCGAACGCGCCAACAATTGGTTGGACGGCGATCTTTCAGGGAGCGGCACTCGCCTTCTACGCCTTTATTGGGTTTGAGGATATTGTGAATGTCGCGGAGGAAGTGAAAAATCCCGAACGCAATGTTCCAAGAGCCATCCTGTTTGCCCTGGGAATTGCAGGTGTCGTTTATGTTCTCGTCTCTTGGCTTGCCACTAACGTACTAAGTCCGGCGGAACTTGCTGCCTCGAACGCTCCTCTTCTCGATGTCGTTCTGCGATCGCAGCCAAATTTTCCAGCAGTCGTCTTTTCACTCATCGCCCTGTTCGCTGTTCTAAATACTGCTTTGCTGAATTTTGTCACGGCATCGCGGCTGCTCTTCGGGATGTCGAGAGAAGGGCTGCTTCCAGCTTGGTTAGGAAAATTACATCCACGGCGAGCAACTCCCTATCGAACGCTGCTGATCATTCTGCCGATCGTCATCTTTCTGGCGCTTTCAGGTACACTCCAATTCCTAGCTGGAACAACCGCAACCTTGATTCTTGCAATGTTCTGTCTTGTCAACCTTTCACTGCTGGTCATTAAACGCCAAGAACCACGAGCTAATGGCTTTCAGGTTCCTTATCTGATTCCGGCTTTAGCGCTAATCTCCAACTTAGTTCTCGTTGCCTTCGCCTCTCGAGAAAGTCACATTTTGGCGTTAGTGTTTACAGGTATAGGAATGCTTCTGATTTTGCTCCGCAATGCCGTGAGCAGTGGCTCGCGACAACTGCATTAATAATTTTTAGTACATTCAGTAGACTGATTTTTGGATAGAAAGTTTGACGTTGTTTGGTACAGGACTTATGCAACTGGCTACGCTATCCGCTACATGTAGGGGCACGGCATTGCCGTGCCCCTACGAAGATGGTGTATTAACGGGACTTAAACAAAAATCGAGAAGCAATAAAGGTATAATCTAAGCATGGCATAGATTTCACGTTAAAGTTTGAGCGATGAAAGAGACAACTCCTGCCGCCATGCCCCCT
The genomic region above belongs to Microcoleus sp. AS-A8 and contains:
- a CDS encoding APC family permease gives rise to the protein MEPNVEADSLKRVFGLPTLVIYGVGDILGAGIYAVIGKIAGLSGSWVWVSFLTSMIVAALTALSYAELGSRIPQSGGVATFIHRAFRKDWLSILVGWLMFCTCLVSMATLSKAFAGYLNAFAPAIPAWLIILALFSGLAFVNFRGMQESSALNIFCTALEVSGLVIVILVSALFIIGGPAGAGNPVASPVPNAPTIGWTAIFQGAALAFYAFIGFEDIVNVAEEVKNPERNVPRAILFALGIAGVVYVLVSWLATNVLSPAELAASNAPLLDVVLRSQPNFPAVVFSLIALFAVLNTALLNFVTASRLLFGMSREGLLPAWLGKLHPRRATPYRTLLIILPIVIFLALSGTLQFLAGTTATLILAMFCLVNLSLLVIKRQEPRANGFQVPYLIPALALISNLVLVAFASRESHILALVFTGIGMLLILLRNAVSSGSRQLH